A section of the Synechococcales cyanobacterium T60_A2020_003 genome encodes:
- the grpE gene encoding nucleotide exchange factor GrpE, translated as MIDEEKQLEETQETTTSSMDTSEAGDSMPAGAGDADAAVSVSDAPTDEHVLSMEEFLATPDEESDKAGAEPSEGIPGVSSAELSALQQEIESLKVQLERRSSDYMRLAADFENFRKRTSKEREELDDRVKCNTVIELLPVVDNFERARSQIKPQTDAEMAIHKSYQGVYKQLVDGLKRLGVSPMRAEGQEFDPNLHEAVMREATHEFPEGTVIEELMRGYVLGDRILRHAMVKVAVAPDDASPSDTPPSES; from the coding sequence ATGATTGACGAAGAAAAGCAACTAGAAGAAACCCAGGAGACAACTACATCCTCAATGGATACCTCAGAGGCAGGCGATTCAATGCCAGCAGGTGCGGGCGATGCTGATGCTGCTGTGTCCGTCAGTGATGCCCCTACAGATGAGCATGTGTTGAGTATGGAAGAGTTCCTAGCTACTCCCGATGAGGAATCGGATAAAGCTGGAGCCGAGCCATCAGAAGGCATACCTGGAGTTAGCAGTGCTGAACTGAGTGCTCTCCAGCAGGAAATTGAATCCTTGAAAGTTCAGCTAGAGCGCCGCAGCAGCGACTATATGCGCTTGGCTGCCGACTTTGAGAACTTCCGCAAGCGAACCAGTAAGGAACGGGAAGAGTTAGATGACCGGGTGAAGTGTAATACCGTCATTGAACTCCTACCTGTTGTGGATAACTTTGAACGGGCGCGATCGCAGATTAAACCGCAGACCGACGCGGAAATGGCGATCCACAAAAGCTATCAGGGTGTGTACAAACAGCTCGTTGATGGTCTCAAGCGTCTCGGCGTTTCCCCCATGCGGGCTGAAGGCCAAGAGTTTGATCCCAATCTCCATGAAGCCGTAATGCGCGAAGCAACCCACGAGTTTCCGGAAGGAACTGTGATTGAAGAACTGATGCGCGGCTATGTGTTGGGCGATCGCATCCTGCGCCATGCCATGGTGAAAGTTGCCGTTGCCCCAGATGATGCCTCTCCATCGGATACACCGCCATCAGAATCTTAG